The following are from one region of the Vitis riparia cultivar Riparia Gloire de Montpellier isolate 1030 chromosome 9, EGFV_Vit.rip_1.0, whole genome shotgun sequence genome:
- the LOC117921964 gene encoding 3-oxoacyl-[acyl-carrier-protein] synthase II, chloroplastic-like, translated as MAASSVASPLCTWLVAACMSVACEKDHPLKSSMFQTPKRLSRWAKRRLQCSNGGVDYFSSGWISSFYGSSIHNLMSSCLAFEPCEAYSSSKGLSSSLAFFGDNGFSLFGSKPSPMNHRQRRMNRAAHSDKNMAVAVKPAAEVTAKKKPLTKQRRVVVTGMGVVTPVGHDLDVFYNNLLEGVSGISEIEAFDCAQFPTRIAGEIKSFSTDGWVAPKLSKRADKFMLYMLTAGKKALADGGVTEDVMSELDKARCGVLIGSAMGGMKVFNDAIEALRISYRKMNPFCVPFATTNMGSAMLAMDLGWMGPNYSISTACATSNFCILNAANHIIRGETDMMLCGGSDAAIIPIGLGGFVACRALSQRNSDPAKASRPWDINRDGFVMGEGAGVLLLEELEHAKRRGANIYAEFLGGSFTCDAYHMTEPHPEGTGVVLCIEKALAQAGVAREDVNYINAHATSTPSGDLKEFQALIRCFGQNPKLRVNSTKSMIGHLLGASGAVEAVATVKAIQTGWVHPNINLENPDQGVDTNLLVGSKKERLDIKVALSNSFGFGGHNSSILFAPYK; from the exons ATGGCGGCTTCCTCTGTTGCGTCTCCTCTCTGTACGTGGCTTGTCGCAGCTTGCATGTCAGTGGCATGCGAGAAAGACCACCCTCTGAAATCGTCAATGTTTCAGACACCAAAGAGACTGAGTCGGTGGGCCAAACGAAGGCTACAATGCAGCAATGGTGGTGTTGATTATTTCTCAAGTGGCTGGATTTCATCTTTCTATGGGTCCAGTATCCACAATCTGATGAGCTCTTGTCTCGCTTTCGAGCCCTGCGAGGCCTATTCCAGCTCCAAAGGACTCTCCTCATCTCTGGCCTTCTTTGGCGACAATGGGTTCTCACTCTTCGGATCCAAGCCCTCCCCAATGAATCACAGGCAAAGGCGCATGAATCGAGCTGCCCATTCTG aCAAAAATATGGCAGTGGCTGTGAAGCCTGCAGCAGAAGTCACAGCAAAGAAGAAACCTCTTACGAAGCAAAGGCGGGTTGTTGTGACAGGCATGGGAGTTGTAACTCCAGTTGGTCATGATCTGGATGTTTTCTACAATAATCTTCTTGAAGGTGTTAGTGGCATAAGTGAGATAGAGGCGTTTGACTGTGCTCAGTTTCCCACG agAATTGCTGGAGAAATCAAGTCTTTCTCAACAGATGGATGGGTTGCGCCAAAACTTTCTAAGAGGGCAGACAAATTTATGCTTTATATGCTCACTGCAGGCAAGAAAGCACTGGCTGATGGTGGTGTAACTGAAGATGTCATGAGCGAGTTAGACAAAGCTAGATGTGGGGTTTTGATAGGCTCTGCAATGGGAGGAATGAAG GTTTTTAATGATGCTATTGAAGCCCTAAGGATTTCATATAGGAAGATGAACCCTTTCTGTGTGCCTTTTGCTACAACTAATATGGGCTCTGCTATGCTTGCAATGGATTTG GGATGGATGGGCCCAAACTACTCAATATCTACAGCATGTGCAACAAGCAATTTCTGTATACTTAATGCAGCAAACCATATCATCAGAGGTGAAACA GACATGATGCTTTGTGGTGGTTCTGATGCAGCAATTATACCGATAG GTTTGGGAGGTTTTGTGGCATGCAGAGCTCTTTCACAGAGGAATAGCGATCCAGCAAAAGCTTCACGCCCATGGGATATT AATCGTGATGGGTTTGTCATGGGAGAGGGAGCTGGGGTCCTGCTGCTGGAAGAGCTAGAACATGCAAAG AGAAGAGGTGCAAATATCTATGCAGAGTTTTTGGGTGGAAGCTTCACTTGTGATGCTTATCACATGACTGAACCTCATCCAGAAG GGACAGGTGTGGTTCTTTGCATAGAGAAGGCTTTAGCTCAAGCTGGGGTAGCTAGAGAAGATGTCAATTACATAAATGCACATGCTACATCAACCCCATCTGGTGATCTAAAAGAGTTCCAAGCTCTAATTCGTTGTTTTGGCCAGAATCCCAAG CTAAGAGTAAACTCAACTAAGTCCATGATTGGTCACCTACTAGGAGCTTCCGGTGCTGTAGAAGCTGTTGCAACAGTAAAG GCAATACAAACTGGATGGGTCCATCCAAACATCAATCTTGAAAATCCTGACCAAGGCGTG GACACAAATTTGCTCGTGGGCTCTAAGAAGGAACGGTTGGACATAAAGGTGGCTCTGTCTAACTCATTTGGCTTTGGAGGACACAACTCATCCATCTTATTTGCCCCATACAAGTGA